In a single window of the uncultured Pseudodesulfovibrio sp. genome:
- a CDS encoding Rrf2 family transcriptional regulator, with the protein MKLTTRSRYGTRMMLDIAQNGKEGPVRIQDIADRQGVSAKYLEKLIRKLKDVGFVKSKRGPRGGHSLAKPAAEIPIGEVVHALEGDGSLVECRTGEKGCSRLKECLTRRLWQEAADAMYARLNTFTLADLINDAEQCSNSSIEPWSRGGF; encoded by the coding sequence ATGAAACTGACCACTCGAAGCCGCTATGGAACGCGCATGATGCTCGACATCGCTCAAAATGGAAAAGAGGGCCCGGTGCGCATTCAGGACATCGCCGATCGCCAGGGCGTTTCGGCAAAATATCTGGAAAAACTCATTCGCAAGCTCAAGGACGTGGGGTTCGTCAAGTCCAAGCGAGGGCCCCGTGGCGGACATTCCCTGGCCAAGCCGGCGGCCGAAATCCCTATCGGCGAGGTGGTCCATGCCCTGGAGGGCGACGGTTCCCTGGTGGAGTGCCGGACCGGCGAAAAGGGGTGCTCACGGTTGAAGGAGTGCCTGACCCGGCGTTTGTGGCAGGAGGCCGCGGACGCCATGTATGCCCGGCTCAACACCTTTACCTTGGCCGATCTGATCAACGATGCGGAGCAGTGTTCCAACTCGTCCATCGAGCCTTGGAGCCGGGGCGGTTTTTAA
- a CDS encoding cytoplasmic protein yields the protein MYCLYAFNGELMCFVHVLLNALDMKEKGKEAIIVFEGMAVKLVPELEKSENPFHGLYQKAKDAGLIAGACKACSSKLGVLDAVESAGLPLLGDMSGHPSMAAYMDKGYTILTF from the coding sequence ATGTACTGTCTCTACGCATTCAACGGAGAATTGATGTGCTTCGTGCACGTCCTGCTCAACGCGCTCGACATGAAGGAAAAGGGCAAGGAAGCGATCATCGTCTTCGAAGGCATGGCCGTAAAGCTCGTGCCTGAACTGGAGAAATCCGAAAATCCGTTCCACGGCCTCTACCAGAAGGCCAAGGACGCCGGGCTGATCGCGGGTGCGTGCAAGGCGTGCTCGTCCAAGCTCGGCGTGCTGGACGCAGTCGAGAGCGCGGGCCTGCCCCTGCTCGGCGACATGTCCGGCCATCCGTCCATGGCCGCCTACATGGACAAGGGCTACACCATTCTGACCTTCTAG
- a CDS encoding YeeE/YedE thiosulfate transporter family protein: MTLAFGLFTGILFGVLLQRARVLRFDKQLGALLFRDMTIVKFMFSAIVVAAILIHLFLDLGMLSLSVKATSIGGQAIGGLLFGIGWAILGYCPGTAWGAFGEGRFDGLWGILGGWFGAALYAEIYPAMKDSVLAWGSYGKLTWASLFGVNHWIPVIVMAAGAVVLFRFFEKKGL; encoded by the coding sequence ATGACGCTCGCATTCGGACTCTTCACCGGCATCCTGTTCGGCGTGCTCCTGCAGCGCGCGCGTGTCCTGCGTTTCGACAAGCAGCTCGGCGCACTCCTGTTCCGCGACATGACCATCGTCAAGTTCATGTTTTCGGCCATCGTGGTCGCGGCCATCCTCATCCATCTTTTCCTCGACCTCGGAATGCTTTCGCTGTCCGTAAAGGCCACCTCCATCGGCGGACAGGCCATCGGCGGGCTGCTCTTCGGCATCGGCTGGGCCATACTGGGCTATTGCCCGGGGACAGCCTGGGGCGCGTTCGGCGAAGGGCGGTTTGACGGGCTTTGGGGTATTCTCGGCGGCTGGTTCGGCGCGGCCCTGTATGCCGAGATCTACCCGGCCATGAAGGACTCGGTCCTGGCCTGGGGCAGTTACGGCAAGCTTACCTGGGCATCTTTGTTCGGCGTCAACCACTGGATACCCGTCATCGTCATGGCCGCCGGTGCGGTGGTCCTGTTCCGTTTCTTCGAGAAAAAAGGGCTGTAG
- a CDS encoding substrate-binding domain-containing protein translates to MPKAESTRYWQSVKQGAVDAGNERGADVVFRGPMLHEDVEKQKAIIAEGMQDRPDAIVIAPAHTTLLAESLNKATKLGTLVLGIDSSMEGVDLTTFISTDNKAAGRDAAEYLLGLTHGKGAVLLLRHADDNGSTLDREQSFAKAMAAKAPNTKLISSGFIGVSIGNAYHSILELLQQHPGITAIFASSEKISIGCVQALRELKPKHEVRVLVFDQTPEIRQALQDKLIDGFMIQQPYRMGYLGVNAACDALEGKRVPKRMVTKVKLITNVGELRPETE, encoded by the coding sequence GTGCCCAAGGCCGAATCAACCCGCTATTGGCAGTCCGTCAAGCAAGGGGCCGTGGATGCGGGCAATGAGCGGGGCGCGGATGTTGTTTTCCGGGGGCCGATGCTCCATGAAGACGTGGAGAAGCAGAAGGCCATTATCGCAGAGGGGATGCAGGACCGTCCCGACGCCATCGTCATCGCTCCGGCGCACACCACTCTCCTGGCCGAGTCCCTGAACAAGGCCACTAAACTCGGCACCCTGGTGCTGGGCATCGATTCCTCCATGGAAGGGGTGGATCTGACCACCTTCATCTCCACGGACAACAAGGCGGCCGGGCGCGATGCGGCGGAATATCTGCTAGGCCTCACGCACGGCAAGGGTGCGGTGCTGCTCCTGCGCCATGCCGACGACAACGGTTCCACCCTGGATCGGGAGCAGAGCTTTGCCAAAGCCATGGCCGCCAAGGCTCCCAACACGAAGCTGATCTCCTCCGGGTTCATCGGCGTCAGCATAGGCAACGCCTATCACAGTATTCTGGAGTTGCTTCAGCAGCATCCGGGCATCACGGCCATCTTTGCCTCTTCGGAAAAAATCTCCATTGGCTGTGTGCAGGCCCTCCGCGAACTGAAGCCGAAGCATGAGGTGCGGGTTCTGGTCTTCGACCAGACGCCGGAGATTCGACAGGCCCTGCAGGACAAGCTCATCGACGGCTTCATGATCCAGCAGCCCTACCGTATGGGCTATCTGGGTGTGAACGCAGCGTGCGACGCCCTGGAGGGCAAGCGGGTGCCCAAGCGTATGGTCACCAAGGTCAAGCTGATCACCAACGTAGGAGAGCTTCGGCCCGAAACCGAATAG
- a CDS encoding bacteriohemerythrin — MQEIEWDESHSVGVPSIDEQHKRFVALTNRLFQAIMNEAGEAELEGVLNDLADYAAYHFTHEETLLRMHGYPEDLLAEHRKEHTALTDKVYCYIAMYRENHANLDLSVYLFLRDWTTEHMSRSDSKYSAFLVDQNAK, encoded by the coding sequence ATGCAAGAGATTGAATGGGATGAATCCCACTCGGTGGGTGTTCCCTCCATCGACGAACAGCACAAACGGTTCGTGGCCCTGACCAACCGCCTTTTCCAGGCCATCATGAATGAAGCCGGTGAAGCCGAGCTGGAAGGCGTTCTCAACGATCTGGCCGACTACGCAGCCTACCATTTCACCCATGAGGAAACGCTGCTGCGTATGCACGGCTACCCCGAAGACCTCCTGGCCGAACACCGCAAGGAGCACACGGCCCTGACCGACAAGGTGTACTGTTACATAGCCATGTACCGGGAAAACCACGCCAACCTGGACCTGTCCGTCTATCTCTTCTTGCGCGACTGGACCACCGAACACATGAGCCGCTCCGACTCCAAATACTCGGCGTTTCTCGTGGACCAAAACGCCAAGTAG
- the amrS gene encoding AmmeMemoRadiSam system radical SAM enzyme produces MIEARLWKPLKNGAVQCRLCNHYCAIKPGERGQCGVRENHDGTLYSLNYDKVAAINLDPVEKKPLYHFQPGSMTFSLATMGCNLTCSFCQNWSLSQPPRTGADIRGQVTTPEELVAEAVRLEAASISYTYSEPTIFFELMQDTARLAHKAGLKNIMVSNGFMSSECLDALKDDIDAINVDLKCFTEAFYNDVTGARLQPVLDNLKRIKHELGWWLEVTTLLIPGKNDSTAELDQLTDFLVNEIGTDTPWHISRFHPDYRMTDAPPTSGYSLDTAYSMGKAKGLEYVYVGNMPGSNKQDTLCPGCGKELINRTGFSSSVQGIEDGKCQACGRTIHGIDLG; encoded by the coding sequence ATGATTGAGGCCAGACTCTGGAAACCCCTCAAGAACGGTGCGGTGCAATGCCGCCTGTGTAACCATTATTGCGCGATCAAGCCGGGCGAACGCGGCCAGTGCGGAGTGCGCGAGAACCACGACGGCACGCTCTACTCCCTGAACTACGACAAGGTAGCGGCCATCAATCTCGACCCGGTGGAGAAAAAACCCCTCTACCACTTCCAGCCGGGGTCCATGACCTTTTCCCTGGCCACCATGGGCTGCAACCTGACCTGCAGTTTCTGCCAAAACTGGTCCTTGTCCCAACCGCCGCGCACAGGCGCGGACATACGGGGCCAGGTGACCACGCCCGAGGAACTGGTGGCCGAAGCCGTTCGCCTGGAGGCCGCCTCCATCTCCTACACCTACTCGGAACCGACCATATTTTTCGAGCTGATGCAGGACACGGCCCGGCTCGCCCACAAGGCCGGACTGAAGAACATCATGGTCTCCAACGGGTTCATGAGCAGCGAGTGTCTGGACGCGTTGAAGGACGACATCGACGCCATCAACGTGGACCTCAAGTGCTTCACCGAGGCGTTCTACAATGACGTTACCGGGGCGCGGCTCCAACCGGTGCTCGACAACCTGAAACGGATCAAGCACGAGCTGGGCTGGTGGCTCGAGGTGACTACGCTGCTCATTCCGGGCAAAAACGACTCCACCGCGGAATTGGACCAGCTGACCGATTTTCTGGTCAACGAGATCGGCACGGACACGCCGTGGCACATTTCACGGTTCCACCCCGACTACCGCATGACCGACGCCCCGCCCACGTCCGGCTACTCGCTGGACACGGCATACTCCATGGGCAAGGCCAAGGGGCTGGAATACGTGTACGTGGGCAACATGCCCGGATCCAACAAGCAGGACACCCTTTGCCCGGGCTGTGGCAAGGAGCTCATCAACCGAACCGGCTTCTCGTCCAGTGTGCAGGGTATCGAGGACGGTAAGTGCCAGGCCTGCGGCAGGACCATCCATGGGATCGACCTCGGCTGA
- a CDS encoding HD domain-containing protein: MSVIIRKSLLELIFSGAFMKRWNDKLRPMELVEVDKQGHKMIVAWLLFLLNSRDMDVARKRALGESIIEGGIFDYLYRLVITDIKPPVFYRIKENAEDYQTLTNWVIKELTPRIMPLGEDFMRRMGEYLMHPEDKGLARRILHAAHLYASYSEFKLLKSINRMDHELTEIEQSFIDRLEAMRDLNGVSELLNEDGSVLGGFARMCGRLRFQKRWSQTPRVPETSVLGHMFIVAAYSWFFSMEVGACRARSQNNFFSGLFHDLPELLTRDIISPVKGASRDISELIHEYEILELNRVVLNPLKAGGYTDITERLEYFLGLEVGSEFKATVVLDGIITEAPESDLAGKFNHDTLDPKDGPLLKVSDSIAAYIEAHTALKNGISSDQLHHALYRIQQTYKERPMVAGVQVSALLADFD, from the coding sequence ATGTCGGTCATCATTCGAAAGAGCCTGCTTGAACTGATCTTTTCCGGCGCGTTCATGAAGCGTTGGAACGACAAGCTGCGTCCCATGGAACTGGTGGAAGTGGACAAGCAGGGCCACAAGATGATCGTGGCCTGGCTGCTCTTCCTGCTCAACTCCCGCGACATGGACGTGGCCCGCAAGCGGGCGCTCGGCGAGTCGATCATCGAGGGCGGCATCTTCGACTACCTCTATCGGCTGGTCATCACGGACATCAAGCCACCGGTCTTCTACCGCATCAAGGAAAACGCCGAGGACTACCAGACCCTGACCAACTGGGTGATCAAGGAGCTGACCCCGCGCATCATGCCGCTGGGCGAGGACTTCATGCGGCGCATGGGCGAGTATCTGATGCACCCCGAAGACAAGGGGCTGGCCCGGCGCATCCTGCATGCCGCCCACCTGTACGCCAGCTACTCGGAGTTCAAGCTGCTCAAGTCCATCAACCGCATGGACCATGAGCTGACCGAGATCGAGCAGAGCTTCATCGACCGGCTGGAGGCCATGCGCGACCTGAACGGCGTGTCCGAGCTGCTCAACGAGGACGGCTCCGTGCTCGGCGGGTTCGCGCGCATGTGCGGACGATTGCGGTTTCAGAAACGCTGGTCCCAGACCCCGCGCGTGCCCGAGACCTCGGTGCTGGGGCACATGTTCATCGTGGCCGCCTATTCCTGGTTCTTCTCCATGGAGGTGGGCGCGTGCCGGGCCCGCAGCCAGAACAACTTTTTCTCCGGCCTGTTCCACGACCTGCCCGAGCTGCTGACCCGCGACATCATCTCCCCGGTCAAGGGAGCTTCACGCGACATCAGCGAGCTGATCCACGAGTACGAGATACTGGAACTCAACCGCGTGGTCCTGAACCCGCTCAAGGCGGGCGGCTACACGGATATTACCGAACGCCTGGAATACTTCCTGGGGCTTGAGGTCGGCAGCGAATTCAAGGCCACGGTGGTCCTGGACGGCATCATCACCGAGGCCCCGGAATCCGATCTGGCCGGGAAGTTCAATCACGACACGCTGGACCCCAAGGACGGCCCTCTGCTCAAGGTCTCGGACTCCATCGCGGCCTACATCGAGGCCCACACCGCCCTCAAGAACGGCATATCCTCGGACCAGCTGCATCACGCCCTGTATCGCATCCAGCAGACCTACAAGGAACGCCCGATGGTAGCCGGGGTCCAGGTCAGCGCCCTGCTCGCGGACTTCGATTAA
- the rlmD gene encoding 23S rRNA (uracil(1939)-C(5))-methyltransferase RlmD: protein MPLQKDKIIECSIESLAFGGRGVAHVDGMAVFVEGGLPGDTVKARVVKAKKRFAEAVLESVVTPSSHRVKPRCPHFGQCGGCAIQDLGYDEQLAQKAAQVENALKRIGGVEGFAMDAPAASPEIWNYRNKMEFVFEQRSDGLHLGLRSNLAAGEKGLAPVLDIEECHLCARRDMEILRAAREFARASGLPAFDPAENNGFWRHLVVRHTALNEIMVHLITAEETRQYARAEGLGETLVDRFPELTSFVHSSRARRSLAATGEKTVFRLGSRAVEEMVEHDGRQARYHIGPNAFFQTNTKGAGELFGTIREFGGFTGEETVLDLYCGIGAIGIFLADKVERVIGFEISEEAVGKAWSSAKLNKLENCEFAVGTLDTDANLKALPENDVLIIDPPRAGLHENTARAILELAPPKIIAVSCDPSTLARDVKRLSDKYELKRARAVDMFPHTHHIETVALLELR, encoded by the coding sequence ATGCCCTTGCAGAAAGACAAGATTATTGAATGTTCCATCGAATCCCTGGCCTTTGGCGGCCGGGGTGTAGCCCACGTGGACGGTATGGCCGTGTTCGTGGAGGGCGGTTTGCCCGGCGATACGGTCAAGGCCCGCGTGGTCAAGGCCAAGAAACGGTTCGCCGAAGCCGTCCTCGAATCCGTGGTCACCCCCTCGTCCCACCGGGTAAAGCCCAGATGCCCCCATTTCGGGCAATGCGGCGGCTGCGCGATCCAGGACCTGGGCTACGACGAGCAGCTGGCCCAGAAAGCGGCCCAGGTGGAGAACGCCCTCAAGCGCATCGGCGGGGTGGAAGGATTCGCCATGGACGCGCCCGCGGCTTCCCCCGAGATCTGGAACTACCGCAACAAGATGGAGTTCGTCTTTGAGCAGCGTTCCGATGGCCTGCATCTGGGCCTGCGCTCCAATCTTGCGGCCGGGGAAAAAGGGCTGGCTCCGGTTCTGGACATCGAGGAATGCCACCTCTGCGCCCGTCGGGACATGGAAATATTACGCGCGGCCCGCGAATTTGCCCGCGCTTCGGGCCTGCCCGCCTTCGATCCCGCCGAGAACAACGGTTTCTGGCGGCATCTGGTCGTTCGCCACACTGCTCTCAACGAGATCATGGTCCACCTGATTACCGCCGAGGAGACGCGTCAATACGCCCGGGCCGAGGGCTTGGGCGAGACTCTGGTGGATCGTTTCCCGGAGCTGACCTCCTTTGTCCACTCCTCGCGCGCCCGCCGTTCCCTGGCGGCCACGGGCGAGAAGACCGTCTTCCGCCTGGGCTCCCGCGCCGTGGAGGAGATGGTCGAGCACGACGGCAGACAGGCGCGCTACCACATCGGGCCCAACGCCTTTTTCCAGACCAACACCAAGGGAGCGGGCGAACTCTTCGGCACGATCCGCGAGTTCGGCGGGTTCACCGGCGAAGAGACCGTGCTCGACCTGTACTGCGGCATCGGCGCCATCGGCATTTTCCTGGCGGACAAGGTCGAACGGGTCATCGGTTTCGAGATCAGTGAAGAGGCCGTTGGCAAGGCGTGGTCCAGCGCCAAGCTCAACAAGCTCGAGAACTGCGAGTTCGCGGTGGGCACCCTGGATACCGACGCCAACCTCAAGGCTCTGCCCGAGAACGACGTGTTGATCATCGACCCGCCCCGCGCCGGGCTGCACGAGAACACGGCCCGGGCCATCCTGGAGCTGGCTCCGCCCAAGATCATCGCCGTATCCTGCGATCCGTCCACCCTTGCCCGCGACGTGAAGCGGCTCTCGGACAAGTACGAGCTCAAACGCGCCCGTGCCGTGGACATGTTCCCGCATACCCACCACATCGAGACCGTGGCGCTGCTGGAACTCAGGTAG
- a CDS encoding MetS family NSS transporter small subunit, which produces MTTSAIIMLCIGLGVTWGGAAYCIRLAIRNNRD; this is translated from the coding sequence ATGACTACTTCCGCCATCATCATGCTCTGCATCGGCCTCGGCGTCACCTGGGGCGGCGCAGCCTACTGCATTCGCCTGGCTATCCGGAACAACCGCGACTAA
- a CDS encoding hemolysin III family protein, translated as MNLSLRDPVSGLTHCIAAALAVIGTVLLIVRAASPALPWHIVTFSIFGGGMILLYTASTLYHWLPVSERGVRLLRRVDHSMIFFYIAATYTPICLIPLRGPWGWSMFGVIWGLAIGGIVMKVFWITTPRWLSTSIYVAMGWLVLVGIYPLVQAMSAASLIWLVAGGVVYSLGAVIYAVKWPNPIPRHFGFHEIFHLFVIGGSACHFVVMYWYV; from the coding sequence ATGAACTTATCGCTTCGTGACCCGGTCAGCGGATTGACCCATTGCATCGCGGCGGCTCTGGCCGTGATCGGCACGGTCTTGCTCATCGTCCGTGCAGCCAGCCCGGCCCTGCCGTGGCACATCGTCACCTTCTCCATCTTCGGGGGAGGCATGATCCTGCTTTACACCGCCTCCACCCTGTACCACTGGCTTCCCGTGAGCGAGCGTGGCGTGCGCCTGCTGCGCCGAGTGGATCATTCAATGATCTTCTTCTACATCGCGGCCACCTACACGCCCATCTGCCTCATCCCGTTGCGCGGCCCATGGGGCTGGTCCATGTTCGGGGTCATCTGGGGGCTGGCCATCGGCGGTATCGTCATGAAGGTCTTCTGGATAACGACCCCACGCTGGCTGTCCACCTCCATTTACGTGGCCATGGGCTGGCTCGTGCTGGTGGGGATCTACCCGTTGGTCCAGGCCATGTCCGCCGCTTCCCTCATCTGGCTCGTGGCCGGAGGGGTTGTCTACTCCCTGGGCGCGGTCATCTATGCCGTCAAATGGCCTAACCCGATCCCGCGCCATTTCGGTTTCCACGAGATATTCCATCTCTTCGTCATCGGCGGCAGCGCCTGCCATTTCGTCGTCATGTACTGGTACGTGTAG
- the cbiM gene encoding cobalt transporter CbiM — MHISEGVLSWPVLAGGAGLTVAGTAIGLKNIDYDRIMSVAILAATFFIASLIHVPIGPSSAHLILGGLLGVVLGWAAFPAILVALALQAVLFQYGGLTVLGVNCFNMAAPAVLCYYLFRPMLQRGAGSRFAGAFACGFLAMLLSATLTAAALALSGDEFLEAAQVLFIAHLPVMAIEGVITGFAYSFLSKVKPEVLGC; from the coding sequence ATGCACATTTCGGAAGGGGTTCTGTCCTGGCCCGTACTGGCGGGCGGGGCAGGGTTGACCGTGGCCGGTACGGCCATCGGGTTGAAAAACATCGACTATGACCGGATCATGTCCGTGGCCATCCTGGCCGCCACCTTTTTCATCGCATCGCTGATCCACGTCCCCATCGGCCCGTCCAGCGCCCACCTCATACTGGGCGGTCTGCTCGGGGTGGTCCTTGGCTGGGCCGCTTTCCCGGCCATCCTCGTGGCCCTGGCTCTCCAGGCCGTGCTTTTCCAATACGGCGGCCTGACCGTGCTCGGGGTCAACTGCTTCAACATGGCCGCGCCCGCCGTACTCTGCTATTATCTTTTTCGGCCCATGCTTCAGCGGGGCGCGGGCAGCCGGTTCGCCGGGGCCTTTGCCTGCGGTTTTCTTGCCATGCTGCTCAGCGCGACCCTGACCGCGGCCGCCCTGGCCCTGTCCGGAGACGAGTTCCTGGAAGCGGCCCAGGTATTGTTCATCGCACACCTGCCCGTCATGGCCATAGAGGGCGTGATCACGGGCTTCGCCTATTCGTTCCTGTCCAAGGTCAAGCCTGAAGTGCTGGGCTGCTGA
- a CDS encoding sodium-dependent transporter — protein MAKREQWGSRTGFVLAAVGSAIGLGNIWRFPYMAYENGGGAFLIPYIFALLTAGIPFMILEFGMGQKFRGSAPKVFRALGEKWEWLGWMQVMVALVISIYYVAVIGWTINYTGFALNQSWGADPKAFFFGDYLGLSSSPLALGGIRWPILAACTLAWAVTWLAITSGVRKGIERACKILIPLLFILVLVLIARVVNLPGAITGLNYLFHPDFSKLADFSVWADAYGQIFFSLSIGFSIMLAYSSYLPKDSDINNNAAMTVFINCGFSLLAGIMIFSVLGNMAHATGQEVSDVAGAGVGLAFITIPAAINTMPAPAFVGTLFFLCLTMAGVSSHISIVEAVSSSFIDKFGMSRKRTATMVCGFGFIMTLVFTTGGGLLILDIVDHFVNNLCILGLALAEILLMSYIVGLDDMNAHVNAVSDFKVGTAWRLCLKLVTVAVLGYTFVMNIVTDLGTPYGGYAQSDLAMLGWSLLPIAFVLALALTRREATYGFVRQN, from the coding sequence ATGGCTAAACGTGAACAATGGGGCTCCCGCACAGGCTTCGTCCTGGCCGCGGTCGGATCCGCCATCGGCCTGGGGAACATCTGGCGCTTCCCCTACATGGCTTACGAGAACGGCGGCGGTGCCTTTCTCATCCCGTACATCTTCGCCCTGCTGACCGCAGGCATCCCCTTCATGATTCTGGAATTCGGCATGGGCCAGAAGTTCCGGGGCTCCGCGCCCAAGGTCTTCCGCGCCCTCGGCGAAAAATGGGAATGGCTCGGTTGGATGCAGGTCATGGTGGCCCTGGTCATCTCCATCTATTACGTGGCCGTCATCGGCTGGACCATCAACTACACCGGATTTGCCCTGAACCAGTCCTGGGGAGCCGATCCCAAGGCCTTCTTCTTCGGCGACTACCTCGGCCTGAGCAGCTCGCCTCTCGCCCTGGGCGGTATCCGCTGGCCCATCCTGGCCGCCTGTACCCTGGCCTGGGCCGTCACCTGGCTGGCCATCACCTCCGGCGTGCGCAAGGGCATTGAACGGGCCTGCAAGATCCTCATTCCCCTGCTCTTCATCCTGGTCCTGGTGCTTATCGCCCGCGTGGTCAATCTGCCCGGAGCCATTACCGGCCTGAACTACCTGTTCCACCCCGACTTCTCCAAGCTGGCCGACTTCTCCGTCTGGGCCGACGCCTACGGCCAGATCTTCTTCTCCCTGTCCATCGGGTTCTCGATCATGCTGGCCTACTCCAGCTACCTGCCCAAGGATTCGGACATCAACAACAACGCGGCCATGACCGTGTTCATCAACTGCGGCTTCTCCCTGCTGGCGGGCATCATGATCTTCTCCGTGCTCGGCAACATGGCCCACGCCACCGGACAGGAAGTGTCCGACGTGGCCGGCGCGGGTGTCGGTCTGGCCTTCATCACCATCCCGGCGGCCATCAACACCATGCCCGCCCCTGCATTCGTGGGAACCCTGTTCTTCCTCTGCCTGACCATGGCCGGAGTCAGCTCGCACATCTCCATCGTCGAGGCCGTCAGCTCGTCCTTCATCGACAAGTTCGGCATGAGCCGCAAACGGACCGCCACCATGGTCTGTGGCTTCGGCTTCATCATGACCCTGGTGTTCACCACCGGCGGCGGCTTGCTCATCCTCGACATCGTCGACCACTTCGTGAACAACCTCTGCATCCTCGGCCTGGCCCTGGCAGAGATCCTGCTCATGAGCTACATCGTCGGCCTGGACGACATGAACGCGCACGTCAATGCGGTCTCCGACTTCAAGGTCGGCACGGCCTGGCGCCTGTGCCTCAAGCTCGTCACCGTGGCCGTGCTCGGCTACACCTTCGTCATGAACATCGTCACCGACCTGGGCACCCCTTACGGGGGCTACGCGCAGTCCGACCTCGCCATGCTCGGCTGGTCCCTGTTGCCCATCGCCTTCGTCCTGGCGCTGGCCCTGACCCGCCGCGAAGCGACCTACGGATTCGTCCGCCAAAACTAA
- a CDS encoding YeeE/YedE thiosulfate transporter family protein translates to MKSIDKGMNPYLAGALTGVLLALSVLLVGKYFGASTSYVRSVGLLEMTLAPQHVQATDYFMKYFAKEGGIDWQWLFVLGIFFGSYLSANFSSSYNWNSLPEIWQARYGARPGLRFILAFVGGAIALFGARMAGGCPSGHGLSGMAQVTVSGTLAMVAFFVGGVVTAKLLYGGK, encoded by the coding sequence ATGAAATCCATCGACAAAGGCATGAATCCGTATCTTGCCGGGGCGCTGACCGGCGTGCTCCTGGCCTTGTCCGTTCTCCTGGTGGGCAAGTATTTCGGCGCGTCCACCTCGTATGTCCGTTCCGTCGGATTGTTGGAAATGACCCTGGCCCCGCAGCATGTTCAGGCCACGGATTACTTCATGAAGTACTTCGCCAAGGAAGGCGGCATAGACTGGCAGTGGCTGTTCGTGCTGGGTATCTTCTTCGGTTCCTACCTGTCGGCCAATTTCTCGAGTTCGTACAACTGGAACTCCCTGCCGGAGATCTGGCAGGCACGGTATGGAGCCCGGCCCGGCCTGCGCTTCATCCTGGCCTTTGTGGGCGGTGCCATCGCCTTGTTTGGCGCGCGCATGGCCGGAGGATGCCCCAGTGGGCACGGACTGTCCGGCATGGCCCAGGTGACGGTCAGCGGCACCCTGGCCATGGTCGCCTTCTTCGTGGGCGGAGTCGTCACCGCCAAGCTGCTTTACGGAGGGAAATAG
- a CDS encoding DUF1499 domain-containing protein: MKYLLILAVAILGALFGLSRMSARTPDRIGPIDGRLMGCPGPDNCVSSEAEEAKRRIAPLNATGPVDEVMNRLSRVFESMEGGEVAERRGNYLRAVFTSRLWRFRDDLECLYDEESGSIQVRSASRVGYSDFGANRKRVERLREAFDGQ; encoded by the coding sequence ATGAAATACCTCTTGATACTTGCCGTGGCGATACTGGGAGCACTGTTCGGCCTTTCCCGCATGTCCGCCCGCACACCGGACCGCATAGGGCCGATTGACGGGCGACTCATGGGTTGCCCAGGGCCGGACAACTGCGTGTCGTCCGAGGCCGAAGAGGCGAAACGGCGCATCGCGCCGCTGAACGCGACCGGACCGGTTGACGAGGTCATGAACCGCTTGTCCCGGGTATTCGAATCCATGGAGGGCGGCGAAGTGGCCGAAAGGCGCGGCAACTATCTTCGCGCCGTGTTTACCAGCCGGTTGTGGCGGTTCCGGGACGACCTGGAGTGCCTTTACGACGAAGAGTCAGGGAGTATTCAGGTGCGCTCCGCGTCCAGGGTCGGCTATTCGGATTTCGGGGCCAACCGCAAACGGGTGGAGCGCCTGCGGGAAGCGTTTGACGGACAGTAG